The genomic window ATCCAAATTATCATTTCACGTATAACAAGGAGAGACCAAATGATAGAATGGCCcaccaaaatttcaattatttttgagACTTAATCATCATTTTGGTCACAAGATATACAAAATACTCTCCTGGATTTTTATCATGAGTCATTCCACACACTAAGCTTTATATCTTTTGACTTGCCGACAATGGCCTCCATTACTCTCCGTCGGAGAGACGCCGTGTTATTGACGGCCATGTTGGCGACTGAAACCGGAAATGTGGCTATGAATACTTTGTTTAAAGCAGCGACTTCAAAAGGCCTTAATTCTTATACCTTCCTCATCTATTCTTATCTCATTGGCTctattgttcttcttccttctcacaTCTTCTCTTATAGGTTTCTAAATAACAATCTTTTTGTTAGTTAATAAACCctgtttgattgattcttgttttgtcaaaagttttcatttgattACTTGTGCATTCTTTTGCAGGTCAAGATCACTTCCTTCACTAAGTCTTTCAATTCTCTGTAAAATTGGAGTTCTTGGGCTGCTAGGGTAAAGCCAACTacacttcttgttcttcttcaacttttgaATGTAATTATTTTCCTAATTGTTGGtaaagaaatttttattaaccTGAAAATGTTTCTAATATACTTTACTTTTTGCTAAATGTGAATATAAATGAACAGGTCAACGTATCTGATCACAGGATTCATAGGCATCGAATACAGCAACCCAACCTTAGCTTCAGCCATTAGCAATATCAATCCTGCCATTACCTTCATCCTTGCCATTATCTTcaggttttattttaatccatttacctttttttcttacaattatGAATTGTTAATTAGTAACGTCAGAAATTTTCTAcctattaacaaaaaaaaatataaaaacttttgtttctcgttaataagtatttaattgttaattagtaTTTAATCCATGATTTTTTGGGTTAGTTTTATAAAGAGAATATTAATTCAGATAACACAGATATGATTATTTAATAAAGGTGAGCTGTTTTGTAGATTAACACAGATAAGACACTTGAATCATCagtttgtaaaataaataaataaattttgtacttaatttacatgtttaataattaaattcagAATTTCGATAGCagtttttcaaagtttaattatatattgttagATCTACATCAGGTTCAGGAAAATGACAGGAATAAataacgacaaaaaaaatgacagGAATAATTGTGTGGCACATGTTAGTCAggttcatatttttaaaatggacATTAGCTATAATGTAACATCAGGTCCTATTTGTGATGttctaaataaaaacaattttttaggtttttgtaacactaatattttactttgattttaatCAATTTGATGTATAAAGAATTtcagaatttttatttatcagaAGAAGGTTTGGTATGATCAAAAGAAAGTttgaggtttgtttttttcctgaAATTGATCAGTTTGGAAGTTTTGAACCGATTTTAACTACTTACAGaacaatatttaaattttgcggatccattttcaaaaaataaatcaaaacttaaatttaagttttgaactttataataatcgcattttcaaaaaatgcCTAACTAAGTCGTTTCTTTTGTGAGATACAGAGGAGGCCATATGAGCCCCGAAACACATTATAATCTTGAACATATAGGAACATGGAGGCTAGAGCACATATATATGGTACCCTTATTTATTATACAGTATTATTGATTTAAGTAGTAGTCACAATGTTTATCGGTTCTTGGAGAAActagaacaaaacaaaccacaaAAATCCCAGTTTTGTagttatacatttttgtaaaacctaatccttttcatttttaattatttaaaatttaagtacaaaaacaaaactcgaGAGAGTGAAAGCCTACCATATAATTTTAGGTGCGAAACCCGGAAAGACAACTAAAAATCCAGAAATACCAAATCTTTCCTCTTAATTTAGAGTACACAATAAATCcaccacaattttttttaatggggCTATTCTGAGAACCGAACCACAAAAACACAATGTCTCAAAACATCTTTTGggatgattaaaaaaaaaagtttgtgaGTTTCTATTATTCTTTaatgtattaaatatatatttgtttaagaGAAGTGGAAATAactacatttttaaaattatttttatttattactgtGTCAAGTTTTATTACAAATTTCATAGGTGATagcaattttgaaaattttcatttgtatgATTAAAATGAATTGCTTTTTCCATTTAGCAAAATATTTGatcatttaaatatttatcatgttttctatttgtgaaacaaaaaaatagaatggaGAAAGCATCTTTCAAAGAAAAGAGTAGTGTAGCCAAAATGGTTGGGACAATAGTTTCACTAGTTGGCGCACTTGTGGTAGTTCTCTACCATGGTCCACGAGTCTTCACCCCATCTTCTCCACCATTTCCACAACTCCGTCAGCTTCTTTTGCCGTTATCATCCTCAAACTCGGATTGGATCATCGGTGGTTGTCTTTTAGCCATCAAAGACACCCTCGTTCCTGTTGCTTTTATTCTTCAAGtaataacatattaattcTCTTAACTTGATACATCATACATACTTGCATGTacataaactaaattttcCTTATAGTAGATTAATATTGAATTGGACAGGCACATATAATGAAGTTATATCCAGCACCATTCACGgtctctttcttctattttctgATTGCTTCAATCTTGACGTCATTGATCGGAATCGTAGCAGAAAAGAACAATCCGAGCATATGGATCATTCATTTTGACATTACATTAGTTTGCATAGTTGTTGGGGTAcgtaaattttaatattttagaaaacttaattatatCTTAAACTTCTTTTCAATACTATAGCTATTTTTCGCAGGGAATATTTAATCCAGGATATTACGCGATTCATCTGTGGGCAGTACGTAATAAAGGACCTGTTTACTTAGCTATATTCAGACCTTTATCGATTTTAATAGCAGTGATTATGGGAGCGATTTTTCTTGGAGATTCTTTTTACCTAGGAaggtatatgtatatatgaatcaaTAATCTTCAGACACACTTGTttgtgaaacaagaaaaaccaCACATCTAATCTAATGGTTTCTTGTTATGTGGTTAATGTTGCAGTTTGGTCGGAGGGATTTTGATATCGTTAGGGTTTTACACTGTGATGTGGggaaaagcaaaagaaggGAAGACTCAGTTCTTGTCGCTGTCAGAGGAAACTCCTCTTCTAGACGAAAACATAGACGACCGAATATAGATTTACAAGAATATTGGAAACGatgatttaattaatatgattaGCTCTTTGTAGAATGTGTTTGTGTTGATCGAGATTAGGAGCACTCTATTAGTAACAATAAAATGTTCTATATAGCTTTGTAACTGAACATTgaacaatatattttgttactcaTTTTTGAACACATGTTACGGacaaatgtttttgaataatatgaaaatagatTGAGAGAGTTGGGAAaattggaggaagaagaagcgacAAACCTGTCGCTACCTTCATCAAGAATCATAATATCAGTGACCTCTCCCCATGAAGAGAAATGTTTACAAAGGCTAATCATGATATCATCTTTAGAAAGCGAATACTCATATCACAGGGAAAAACCTAATAATTTGACTGCGGGAGACAATATTAtcatgtgaaaaaaaaaaaaaaaattatcaacaagacaaaattacaaaatattaaattaataaataatctcgtttaactataaaatcaaattttaatatttttgtataaattcgAACcgatatttaatttctttatgtTGTAAAACATAAACgcaaactgtttttttttataaattcgaactgaaatttaattttgtttaattgtaaaatttaaattaatttataaattcatatataaactaatatataacTCGATTTAATGACATATTAgactttataattaaaatgaatttaattttttgtagaTGGTAGATTTTAGGGTCTTTTGTAAAACTAACATATTTTGATAAAGTATTTAAGAATATAGCAGTATAATATggtaaactaaataaatagcACACATGAGAGATGAAATGTCTAAATACTCCTTCATGTTTGTTTCAGTGTGTAGACACACGGGCGTGAGATTGTAAGCTGATGATTTCATGTGTTATAGAGAGTGGAGAGAAATGAGAGTTTGTGAGTTTGGTAAGCACACAAGACGAGAAAAAAGGTGGGATAAGGAGAGGTGATGGTGGTGTGGGCAACGACGACGGTGATGGTGTGGGCAACGACGGTGGTGATATTGATTGCAGTGGTGGTCGTCGCGGTGGTGGCGGTGACTCTGATTTCAACACCATATTGCAgcacaataaaataaaaaaagcaaTTAATTCCAGAAATCAGATACTACATTCTCTAATGTACCAAACAATGCAAAAGTAATATCTGCAAATCGTGGATGTCAATTTTTGTATCTAGAAGTGATATAGTTTTTACTAAAGTCTAAAGACTCATACTATTTAGTAATTTTTGGATAAATAGTATACTATTTACATCAAATCTATGGTTTCTGTTATAGTCCTGATTTCTCACTCCTAATCATCAAAGTTCATGAATCGACACTTGTCGATTTGAATCAGATCTGTTTCAGAAGTAGATCAATCGAATGGGAGTTCGAAATATGGTGTTTGTGAGAAGGAGAGTAAATGAAAGAGACACTAGAAAGAGCGAGAGAGAGGATAAGAAACACATAGAGGCGGATaaaggaggaagaaaaagCCAAATTCTggaatgagaagagagataggCGAAGAGCGTGTTGTTCACATAGGGTTATAACTGGAATTAATacagaagatataaagaatatcaccttcttttttgttaggtgttagttttctaatttatatttttttgtgtgtttcttttgCAAATTTCCCTAGATTTTAATTGgcttaaaaaaaagttgaatctTTATTACTTTGAAAAACTTCCccttttctcctcctccatcacTCTCAGGGTTTCTCGGTTCACCAAAAACTcctaaatctctctctcagaTCGTCACTACCCTTTTCAATTCCATCCTCAATCTTCAAAATTCCCAAAcgaaatcaacaaaagatgTCGCAAGGCTACGCAATCGAGCTCTACTTCGATCCAGCACTCGAGAACCAAGTCTTGAAAGCTTGGAACGTCTTCGCTCGTCGTCAAATCAGTACATATCTAATCAACAACGAGTCTCGTCCACACATAACCTTATTCTCAACTACTTCATCCATCGATTCAACAAAGCTTGAa from Arabidopsis thaliana chromosome 3, partial sequence includes these protein-coding regions:
- the UMAMIT44 gene encoding nodulin MtN21 /EamA-like transporter family protein (nodulin MtN21 /EamA-like transporter family protein; INVOLVED IN: biological_process unknown; LOCATED IN: membrane; EXPRESSED IN: 22 plant structures; EXPRESSED DURING: 13 growth stages; CONTAINS InterPro DOMAIN/s: Protein of unknown function DUF6, transmembrane (InterPro:IPR000620); BEST Arabidopsis thaliana protein match is: nodulin MtN21 /EamA-like transporter family protein (TAIR:AT3G28100.1); Has 2710 Blast hits to 2692 proteins in 437 species: Archae - 16; Bacteria - 1234; Metazoa - 7; Fungi - 0; Plants - 1192; Viruses - 0; Other Eukaryotes - 261 (source: NCBI BLink).), with protein sequence MASITLRRRDAVLLTAMLATETGNVAMNTLFKAATSKGLNSYTFLIYSYLIGSIVLLPSHIFSYRSRSLPSLSLSILCKIGVLGLLGSTYLITGFIGIEYSNPTLASAISNINPAITFILAIIFRMEKASFKEKSSVAKMVGTIVSLVGALVVVLYHGPRVFTPSSPPFPQLRQLLLPLSSSNSDWIIGGCLLAIKDTLVPVAFILQAHIMKLYPAPFTVSFFYFLIASILTSLIGIVAEKNNPSIWIIHFDITLVCIVVGGIFNPGYYAIHLWAVRNKGPVYLAIFRPLSILIAVIMGAIFLGDSFYLGSLVGGILISLGFYTVMWGKAKEGKTQFLSLSEETPLLDENIDDRI
- the UMAMIT44 gene encoding nodulin MtN21 /EamA-like transporter family protein, which produces MASITLRRRDAVLLTAMLATETGNVAMNTLFKAATSKGLNSYTFLIYSYLIGSIVLLPSHIFSYRSRSLPSLSLSILCKIGVLGLLGSTYLITGFIGIEYSNPTLASAISNINPAITFILAIIFRMEKASFKEKSSVAKMVGTIVSLVGALVVVLYHGPRVFTPSSPPFPQLRQLLLPLSSSNSDWIIGGCLLAIKDTLVPVAFILQINIELDRHI
- the UMAMIT44 gene encoding nodulin MtN21 /EamA-like transporter family protein, with protein sequence MASITLRRRDAVLLTAMLATETGNVAMNTLFKAATSKGLNSYTFLIYSYLIGSIVLLPSHIFSYRSRSLPSLSLSILCKIGVLGLLGSTYLITGFIGIEYSNPTLASAISNINPAITFILAIIFRMEKASFKEKSSVAKMVGTIVSLVGALVVVLYHGPRVFTPSSPPFPQLRQLLLPLSSSNSDWIIGGCLLAIKDTLVPVAFILQAHIMKLYPAPFTVSFFYFLIASILTSLIGIVAEKNNPSIWIIHFDITLVCIVVGVRKF
- the UMAMIT44 gene encoding nodulin MtN21 /EamA-like transporter family protein → MSTYLITGFIGIEYSNPTLASAISNINPAITFILAIIFRMEKASFKEKSSVAKMVGTIVSLVGALVVVLYHGPRVFTPSSPPFPQLRQLLLPLSSSNSDWIIGGCLLAIKDTLVPVAFILQAHIMKLYPAPFTVSFFYFLIASILTSLIGIVAEKNNPSIWIIHFDITLVCIVVGGIFNPGYYAIHLWAVRNKGPVYLAIFRPLSILIAVIMGAIFLGDSFYLGSLVGGILISLGFYTVMWGKAKEGKTQFLSLSEETPLLDENIDDRI
- the UMAMIT44 gene encoding nodulin MtN21 /EamA-like transporter family protein, which codes for MEKASFKEKSSVAKMVGTIVSLVGALVVVLYHGPRVFTPSSPPFPQLRQLLLPLSSSNSDWIIGGCLLAIKDTLVPVAFILQAHIMKLYPAPFTVSFFYFLIASILTSLIGIVAEKNNPSIWIIHFDITLVCIVVGGIFNPGYYAIHLWAVRNKGPVYLAIFRPLSILIAVIMGAIFLGDSFYLGSLVGGILISLGFYTVMWGKAKEGKTQFLSLSEETPLLDENIDDRI